The DNA segment GCGGCAGCGCGACCTCGCCGCAACGCTCGCCATCCTGGATGTCCATATCGGGCGGACGCGGGAAACCTATTCGGCCGAGATCGAGGACATAGCGGCTGCCGACAAGGAGGTTCCGGAGGCGATGTGATGGCCGAGCCGCTCCTTCGATTAAGCGGCATTTCACGCTCGTTCGGAATGACCCGGGCGCTCCAAGGCATCCATTTCGAATTGCTAGCCGGCGAAATTCACGCGCTTTTGGGCGAGAACGGTGCCGGGAAATCTACACTGCTCGGCGTATTGTCAGGGGTCGTCGCGCCCGACGCAGGCTCGATCGAGATAGACGCTCGACAGGTCACAATCGATACGCCCGCAAAGGCGCAGGCGCTTGGCATCGGGACGGTTTTTCAGGAGCTCAGTCTCGCTCACTCGCTGACGGTCGCGGAGAATGTCTTTGCCGGCCGCGCACCCACCCATTTCGGCCTTGTTCAATGGCGCGAGCTTCGGCGGAGGACGCGGGACATTCTGGCTGAATTCGGTGTCGAAGTGGACGTCGACCGGCCCATGGAGCGGTTGCCGGTCGGCATGCGTCAACTGGTGGAGATCGCCAAGGCGCTGTCGCTCAGCTCGCGGATCCTGCTCCTCGACGAGCCGACCTCCGCGCTCGATGCGGTCGAGGTGGAGGCGCTCTTTCAGGTCTTGCGCGGCCTCAAGGAGCGCGGAATCGGCATTGTCTATGTCAGTCATCGCATACCCGAGGTCTTCCGCATTGCCGACCGGATCACGGTCTTGCGCGATGGGCGGCTGGTGAGCACAAATCATACGGACGCAATATCACCCGATCTGGTGGTGCAGGACATGGTCGGCCGCCACTTCGCGGCGCTGACGGCTCCTTCGGCTCAGGCCGGCGGTGGGGTCGCGCTGAAGGCGCGAAACTTGGGACGACGGGGCGAGTTTTCAGGCGTCGACCTCACCCTGCGCTTCGGCGAAGTGGTGGGGTTGGCGGGCCTGATGGGTGCACGCCGGGACGAGCTTGCGCGGACTTTGGCGGGAATCGTTCCGGTTCATTGCGGCACGATTGAAGTTCGCGGACATCCGGTGCGCTTCCATGATGCCCGTCACGCGATGCGGCTCGGCGTCGCCTATGTGCCTGCAGACCGGAAGGAGGAAGGGCTCTTTGTAACGAAATCGGTCGTAGACAACATCATCGTGACAGCGCTTGGCCGGTTCAGCCGGAACGGACTGCTCAACGCGGCCGCGGGCCGCGAGGCGACGAAAAAAGCCGTCGAGCGCTTTCACATTCGGGTCCCCGGGCTTTGCGCGGCGGCCGCCAAGCTCAGCGGTGGCAATCAGCAGAAACTGATGATCGCGAAGTGGCTGGAAAGGAGGCCCGAGATCATCATAATCGATGAGCCGACCAGGGGCGTCGACATCGGCGCCAAACAGGACATCCATCAGGAAATCCACCGCCTCGCCTCCCAAGGCAAGGCGGTCCTGTTCGTCTCATCCGACCTGCCCGAACTGTTTGCGCTCACCAACCGCATCATCGTAATGCAGCAGGGCCGGATCGCGGCAGAGCTCGAGACCGCAAGCGCAACCGAAGAACTCGTCATGGCCTTCGCTGCGGGAACACGAGGCCATAAAAGTGGAGCGGTGGCATGAGAGCCGAGAACATGCGCCGCCTTACAGTTCAGCTGGTCTGCAGGCAGTTCCTGCGTCTCATCATCGAGACGCGCGAATTGACGCTCGCCCTTCTCATCGTGGCACTCATCATCGCCACCTGGCTGGCCTCTCCCTTCTTCTTCTCCATGGCTAATTTCCGGGCGATCACCGTCGGTATGGCGCCGACCGCCATCATCGCCATCGGCATGACAATGCTGCTCGCCTCGGGCGGTTTCGACCTGTCCGTCGGCTCCGTTCTCGCGCTCGCAAGCACGATCGTGGCGCTGCTAATCATCGACGGCTGGCCGATCCCGCTCGCGGTCCTGGCCGCGCTCGCGCTCGGCGCCGCGATCGGATTGGCGAACGGGCTGGTCGTCACCAAGATCAACGTCAACCCGCTTGTCGCAACCCTAGGCTCGATGTCGATCGCGCGAGGGATAGCACTGGTGCTCACAGAAGGTTTTTCTTTGTCAAACCTGCCGGCCGCCTTCGCCTGGGCCGGCAAGGCGCAGTTTATTGGCATCCCTTTCCTGGTTTAGACGACGCTCGGGCTGGTCGTCCTGTTCGATCTGGCCATGCGGCATGTACGTTTCTTCCGCCAAATCTATTACATCGGATCGAATGAAAGGGCGGCGCGCCTGTCGGGCCTGCCTGTCGAGCGCGTCCGCATCGTCGCCTATATGCTCTCGGGCCTGCTTGCCGCGCTCGCCGGCGTGCTGCTTGCCTCCAGGCTGATGAGCGGCACCCCTACCGCTGGCGCCGGGCTTGAGCTGCAGGTTCTCGCAGCCGCAGTGATCGGCGGCGCCAGTCTGCGCGGCGGCGAAGGGACGGTTCTCGGCGCCTTCCTCGGGGTGATCTTCGTCGCCCTCATCAACAACGCCATGACCATGCTGGCAGTATCGATCTACTGGCAGATGATCGTCACCGGTACCGTGCTGGTGGCCGCGGTCGCACTCGACATGCTCGTGCGCCGCGGCAACGAATGAACCGTCGTCTCGACGGTTAAAGGCAAGGGAGGAAAAAATGACCACACTCGACATGGATCGCCGCGATCTTCTCAAGTTTGGAGGACTGGGCCTGGCGGGCCTCAGCCTGCTGCCTGGCTTCAGCGCGGAGGCGTTGGCGCAGGGAGCCGGGATGGAATATGTCTTCTTATCCTGCGTCACCCAGGTTCCGTTCTGGGTCGACCATCGCAAGGCGCTCGAAGATTGCGCGAAGCTTCTGGGCGTCAAGACAGCCTTCACAGGGCCGCTCGATTTCGACACCGCCGCGCAGGCGCGCCAGCTCGATGAGCTCATCGCCAAGAAACCCGCGGGCCTGCTCATCTTCCCCGCCGATGCCGCCGCGCTCACGCCAGGCATCGACAGGGCAGTGGAGGCTGGCATTCCCGTCGCCATGATCATCGGCGACGCGCCCGGCTCGAAGCGCCAGATCTATCTCGGCATTTCCAACCTCGCGGCAGGCAAGGTCGGCGGCAAGATGCTTGCCGACGCGATCGGCGGAAAAGGGAAGGTGCTGCTCGGCTCGTTCCCGGCCCCCTCCGTTCTGGAGCGTGTGGAAGGCTACAAGACCTATTTCAAGGAGAACGCGCCGGGAATCGAGGTTGTCGATGTCGTCAACGACAAGGCCGACCCCTCTTACGCGCCGACCGCCTACAGCCAGGCTCTGCTTGCCCATCCCGATGTGATCGGCGTCGGCGGCACCGATGGCGACAGCGGCAAGGGGGCTGCGATTGCGGTCACCGAAGCCGGCCTCCAGGGCAAGGTGAAGATCGTCGCCATGGACCGGAACGACGACATGCTGCCCTATATCGAGGATGGGACGATCGTCGGATCGGTCGTGCAGAAATCCTATGTCGAGGCCTTTCTCGGTGTATATCTGCTGCACTGGCTCAACACAGGCGCCATGAAAGTGGTGCCGGACTATAAAGCCGCAGGCATCAACCCACTGCCGGAGAAGGTGGAGACTGGCGTCATGCAGCTCACCAAGGCAAACGTGGCGCAGTTCAAGCACTAGCTAGCTAAGCTAGGCTGGAATTGGGTGCCGAATTAGGCAGCGTTTTTCTTGCCACCGACCTCGGTCTCGCGATCGAGCCGCGCGACGATCACTCCGCTTATATCGCCTCGTGGGCGAAGGTCCTGAAGGACTTGCGCCCCTCGCTCCAGGGCGGCTCGCGCGAGCGGCCGGTGTAGACGTCGAGCACGTGCATTCCCTTGGCAACACGTGCGGCAGCCAAAATAGCTGGCACGGTCTGCGTGGTGAGACGCGCAAAATGCCGCTCGTATCCTTTACTGACAGTTTCCCAACCGGCATGCTCGAATTCACGGCTCGCCTAGAAGCGAAGCTGCCATTCAATGGGGCC comes from the Sinorhizobium garamanticum genome and includes:
- a CDS encoding sugar ABC transporter ATP-binding protein; the protein is MAEPLLRLSGISRSFGMTRALQGIHFELLAGEIHALLGENGAGKSTLLGVLSGVVAPDAGSIEIDARQVTIDTPAKAQALGIGTVFQELSLAHSLTVAENVFAGRAPTHFGLVQWRELRRRTRDILAEFGVEVDVDRPMERLPVGMRQLVEIAKALSLSSRILLLDEPTSALDAVEVEALFQVLRGLKERGIGIVYVSHRIPEVFRIADRITVLRDGRLVSTNHTDAISPDLVVQDMVGRHFAALTAPSAQAGGGVALKARNLGRRGEFSGVDLTLRFGEVVGLAGLMGARRDELARTLAGIVPVHCGTIEVRGHPVRFHDARHAMRLGVAYVPADRKEEGLFVTKSVVDNIIVTALGRFSRNGLLNAAAGREATKKAVERFHIRVPGLCAAAAKLSGGNQQKLMIAKWLERRPEIIIIDEPTRGVDIGAKQDIHQEIHRLASQGKAVLFVSSDLPELFALTNRIIVMQQGRIAAELETASATEELVMAFAAGTRGHKSGAVA
- a CDS encoding substrate-binding domain-containing protein; the protein is MTTLDMDRRDLLKFGGLGLAGLSLLPGFSAEALAQGAGMEYVFLSCVTQVPFWVDHRKALEDCAKLLGVKTAFTGPLDFDTAAQARQLDELIAKKPAGLLIFPADAAALTPGIDRAVEAGIPVAMIIGDAPGSKRQIYLGISNLAAGKVGGKMLADAIGGKGKVLLGSFPAPSVLERVEGYKTYFKENAPGIEVVDVVNDKADPSYAPTAYSQALLAHPDVIGVGGTDGDSGKGAAIAVTEAGLQGKVKIVAMDRNDDMLPYIEDGTIVGSVVQKSYVEAFLGVYLLHWLNTGAMKVVPDYKAAGINPLPEKVETGVMQLTKANVAQFKH